The Neorhizobium sp. NCHU2750 genome contains the following window.
GGCGCCGAACGACTTCACCTTGGCGGCGACGATATCGACTTCCTTTTCATGCGGCAGGTAGTTCAGCGTCGTCACGATCGACCAGCGGTCCATCTGCGCCTGGTTGATCTGCTGCGTGCCGTGATAGAGGCCGGTCGTATCACCGAGGCCGACGGTGTTCGCCGTTGCGAAAATACGGAAGGCGGGGTGAGGACGGATGACGCGGCTCTGGTCGAGCAGCGTCAGGCGACCCGACGATTCCAGCACGCGCTGGATGACGAACATCACGTCCGGACGACCGGCATCATATTCGTCGAACACGAGAGCGACGTTGTGCTGGTAGGCCCAGGGCAGGATGCCGTCCTTGAATTCGGTGATCTGCTTGCCGTCCTTCAGCACGATCGCGTCCTTGCCGACGAGGTCGATACGGCTGACATGGCTGTCGAGGTTGACGCGCACGCAGGGCCAGTTGAGACGGGCTGCGACCTGTTCGATATGGGTGGACTTGCCGGTACCGTGGAAGCCGGACACCATCACGCGTCGGTTATGAGCAAAGCCTGCAAGAATGGCGAGCGTCGTGTCGCGATCGAAGAGATAGTCCGGGTCGAGATCCGGAAC
Protein-coding sequences here:
- the cobS gene encoding cobaltochelatase subunit CobS, producing the protein MSKIDLDITNLPDTTVSVREVFGIDTDLMVPAYSNGDPYVPDLDPDYLFDRDTTLAILAGFAHNRRVMVSGFHGTGKSTHIEQVAARLNWPCVRVNLDSHVSRIDLVGKDAIVLKDGKQITEFKDGILPWAYQHNVALVFDEYDAGRPDVMFVIQRVLESSGRLTLLDQSRVIRPHPAFRIFATANTVGLGDTTGLYHGTQQINQAQMDRWSIVTTLNYLPHEKEVDIVAAKVKSFGATKEGRETVSKMVRVADLTRSAFINGDLSTVMSPRTVITWAENAEIFGDVAFAFRITFLNKCDELERTLVAEQYQRAFGVELKESAANIVLGA